One Natrinema longum genomic window carries:
- a CDS encoding ABC transporter ATP-binding protein → MSPRTTDPPEHDPVVSVSGLTKRYTGETGRVTAVDDVSFGIQSGEIVGLLGPNGAGKTTIVKTVLGLITPTRGDVSIHGVPVHEARSRAYNYVSAVLEGARNVYWRLSVRENLAFFAGLHGIDPRTRVDRHEAIIDTLGLTGKADEPAKNLSRGMKQKVALGCTLARETPVLFLDEPMLGLDVETSRDLQTELQRLAHEEDKTIVITSHDMDIIEAVCDRVIVLSDGDIVADDSVDSLLDVFQSRSYRVQLTENPPAHLREQLDTRFQLLDWRTDTDSVEFEIALAGSEEFYECVDILQTAEATIRSVTEIEPDLEDVFVELTTAESVSPEEAES, encoded by the coding sequence ATGTCTCCCCGCACAACTGATCCTCCAGAACATGACCCCGTCGTTTCGGTCTCGGGCCTCACAAAACGCTATACAGGAGAAACAGGCCGTGTCACAGCCGTTGATGACGTTTCCTTTGGTATTCAGTCCGGGGAAATTGTCGGACTCCTCGGCCCAAACGGCGCTGGCAAAACGACAATCGTCAAAACTGTTCTCGGACTCATCACTCCCACACGTGGCGATGTTTCTATTCACGGCGTCCCTGTGCATGAGGCCCGTTCACGCGCATACAACTACGTGAGTGCTGTCCTCGAAGGCGCACGCAACGTCTATTGGCGTCTGAGCGTTCGTGAAAATCTCGCGTTTTTCGCTGGCCTCCATGGCATCGATCCCCGAACACGTGTCGACAGACACGAGGCGATCATCGACACGCTCGGACTCACCGGAAAGGCAGACGAACCCGCCAAGAATCTCTCGCGTGGCATGAAGCAGAAAGTCGCGCTCGGCTGTACACTCGCCCGCGAGACTCCTGTCCTCTTCCTTGACGAACCGATGCTTGGCCTCGACGTGGAAACGTCCCGCGATCTCCAAACCGAGTTACAACGCCTTGCCCATGAGGAGGACAAAACGATCGTGATTACGAGTCACGACATGGATATCATCGAAGCCGTCTGCGACCGCGTGATCGTTCTCAGTGACGGCGACATCGTCGCTGATGATTCCGTCGACAGCTTACTCGATGTCTTCCAGTCCCGATCATACCGCGTCCAACTGACCGAGAACCCGCCAGCACACTTACGAGAGCAACTCGACACCCGCTTCCAGCTACTTGACTGGCGGACCGACACTGACTCCGTGGAGTTCGAAATCGCGCTTGCAGGCAGCGAGGAGTTCTACGAGTGTGTCGATATACTTCAGACGGCAGAGGCGACTATCAGGTCGGTCACTGAAATCGAGCCTGATCTGGAAGACGTCTTCGTTGAGCTGACGACTGCTGAGTCAGTATCACCGGAGGAGGCGGAGTCATGA
- a CDS encoding zinc-dependent alcohol dehydrogenase family protein — MRAAVLEEHGEPLAVKDVDYPEPTADQVIVETEACGVCRSDWHAWQGDWSWIGAGVPEGQILGHEPAGIVSAVGEDVETLEEGDRVAVPFHLGDGTCTHCREGRANNCETVVPLGLTEFAPGAFAEAFPVREADFNCVKLPDEVDFAEMAGLGCRFMTAYHALADRADLRPGDWVAVHGCGGVGLSAIHIAQALGAHPIAIDVLDSKLERAEELGAVETINGADVDSAPQEVKAITDGGADVSIDALGIAETCQNSVDSLGTRGSHVQVGLTTGEEEGQIELPVDVMTMQEIDFHGSFGMPLVRYEELFNLIAQGTLEPGKIIGETLSLEDAPETLASMDDYETVGIPVITEF, encoded by the coding sequence ATGCGAGCAGCCGTACTCGAGGAACATGGAGAACCGCTCGCGGTCAAAGACGTCGACTACCCGGAGCCGACAGCGGACCAGGTCATCGTCGAGACCGAGGCCTGTGGGGTCTGTCGGAGCGACTGGCACGCCTGGCAGGGCGACTGGAGCTGGATCGGTGCCGGCGTTCCGGAGGGCCAGATCCTCGGTCACGAGCCCGCGGGTATCGTTTCGGCGGTCGGCGAGGACGTCGAGACGCTCGAGGAGGGAGACCGCGTCGCGGTCCCGTTCCACCTCGGGGACGGAACCTGCACACACTGTCGTGAAGGGCGGGCGAACAACTGCGAGACGGTCGTTCCGCTGGGCCTGACGGAGTTCGCACCGGGTGCCTTCGCGGAGGCGTTCCCCGTTCGGGAAGCCGATTTCAACTGCGTCAAACTCCCCGACGAAGTCGACTTCGCCGAGATGGCCGGACTGGGCTGTCGGTTCATGACGGCCTACCACGCGCTCGCCGACCGCGCCGATCTGCGGCCCGGCGACTGGGTCGCCGTCCACGGCTGTGGCGGCGTCGGACTCTCGGCGATCCACATCGCGCAAGCGCTGGGTGCACACCCGATCGCGATCGACGTCCTCGACAGCAAACTCGAGCGCGCCGAGGAACTCGGTGCCGTCGAGACGATCAACGGAGCCGACGTCGACAGCGCGCCCCAGGAAGTCAAGGCGATCACCGACGGCGGTGCGGACGTCTCGATCGACGCGCTGGGTATCGCCGAGACCTGCCAGAACTCGGTCGACAGTCTGGGCACCCGTGGCAGCCACGTCCAGGTCGGGCTCACGACCGGCGAGGAAGAGGGCCAGATCGAACTGCCCGTCGACGTCATGACGATGCAGGAGATCGACTTCCATGGCTCCTTTGGCATGCCCCTCGTCCGCTACGAGGAACTGTTCAACCTGATCGCGCAGGGGACCCTCGAGCCCGGCAAGATCATCGGCGAGACCCTGTCGCTCGAGGACGCCCCGGAGACGCTGGCCTCGATGGACGACTACGAGACGGTCGGCATCCCCGTCATCACGGAGTTCTGA
- a CDS encoding ABC transporter permease: MNRHLILFRVIASKSVTLSRRYPVNTVVGFVTLYLFFALIFFGGQFVAADLISRSVGPLVVGYFLFTMAVSAYADLTHDLTDEAQWGTLEQLSMSPFGFTEVVAVKTVVNLLGTFATGIVLLVLMMATTGTWLSIAPLSLVVLGVLTLLPVVGLGFVFGGAALVYKQIEKAFPLIQLSFAGLIALPVQEFVLLKLLPVSLGSHLLQRVTTDGVRMWELPVFDLGLLVGQSIVYLAIGLLVFRIGTAKARKRGVLGHY, encoded by the coding sequence ATGAATCGGCATCTCATCTTGTTTCGAGTGATTGCGAGTAAATCAGTAACGCTCTCGCGTCGCTATCCCGTGAATACAGTGGTGGGATTCGTGACGCTGTATCTGTTTTTCGCGCTCATCTTCTTCGGCGGGCAGTTTGTGGCAGCGGATTTGATTTCCCGGTCAGTGGGACCACTCGTTGTCGGGTATTTCCTCTTCACGATGGCGGTGTCGGCATATGCCGATCTCACCCACGACCTGACTGATGAGGCGCAGTGGGGAACTCTGGAACAGTTGTCGATGTCGCCGTTCGGCTTCACAGAGGTTGTTGCGGTGAAGACCGTGGTCAATCTCTTGGGAACGTTCGCTACCGGCATCGTCCTTCTGGTGTTGATGATGGCGACGACAGGGACGTGGCTTTCTATTGCACCCCTATCACTCGTTGTGCTCGGTGTGTTGACGCTGCTCCCAGTGGTCGGCCTCGGGTTCGTCTTCGGTGGGGCGGCGCTTGTCTACAAGCAGATTGAGAAGGCGTTTCCGCTGATCCAACTTTCGTTTGCAGGCCTGATTGCCCTGCCAGTCCAAGAGTTTGTACTGTTGAAGCTCCTTCCAGTGTCGCTGGGGAGTCACTTATTGCAACGAGTGACGACGGATGGGGTCCGCATGTGGGAACTTCCGGTATTCGACCTTGGGCTGCTGGTCGGGCAGTCGATTGTCTACCTAGCGATTGGATTATTGGTCTTCCGGATTGGGACAGCCAAAGCGCGCAAACGGGGTGTTCTTGGGCACTATTGA
- a CDS encoding MATE family efflux transporter — protein MASRVPNPFRWLLLSIGLLLARVGIVDGRRAERTTDLAWPRIVTGIARMSKSAADVAMVGIALGPAAIAGVGFATPFWAMAFALGGGIAGATISLVSQRYSARATEELSMAVTTSALVVVAITVPLAALYWTVPERLISLVGDDATSLAYGADYLRVVAIGVPIAALNLIGSRTLVGADDAWTPMVLRAGGAAVNVAINAVLLFVLEVGVVGAAIGTVLANALVLAAFVTGFTLGRLPLVGEFPVTVAVSRPYTTVDDVRNVVGIGTPLVFTNVARRAAQFPMLAIVALFGPNVVAAYVVARRVRDLMDTPGWGFSLASSSLVGQELGTGDEGDAGTYGREVLWFGTAVYLFSATVVLVFAGQIGRLFVTDPSILPLVTTFIAVACVSVVFRGISGGATGPLRASGDTHWPFYGQVLGLYVFALPVAALGAISVPVPFLGTVTPLGIGALYAALVLETLVPAVVTYHRFAAGRWKVISREYRPESAHGD, from the coding sequence GTGGCTTCTCGAGTACCGAATCCGTTCCGCTGGCTCCTGCTGTCGATCGGCCTCCTGCTCGCGCGGGTCGGGATCGTCGACGGGCGACGGGCCGAGCGGACCACCGATCTCGCCTGGCCGCGGATCGTCACGGGCATCGCGCGTATGTCCAAATCCGCCGCGGACGTGGCGATGGTCGGCATCGCCCTCGGTCCGGCAGCGATCGCTGGCGTCGGCTTCGCGACGCCCTTCTGGGCGATGGCGTTCGCGCTCGGTGGTGGGATCGCGGGCGCGACGATCAGCCTCGTCTCCCAGCGCTACAGCGCTCGAGCTACCGAGGAGTTGTCGATGGCGGTGACGACGAGCGCGCTGGTCGTCGTCGCGATCACCGTTCCCCTCGCCGCCCTCTACTGGACCGTTCCCGAACGGCTCATCTCGCTCGTCGGGGACGATGCGACGTCGCTGGCCTACGGCGCGGACTACCTTCGGGTCGTCGCTATCGGCGTGCCGATCGCCGCGTTGAACCTGATCGGCAGCCGAACGCTCGTCGGTGCCGACGACGCGTGGACGCCGATGGTCCTCCGAGCGGGGGGCGCGGCCGTCAACGTCGCCATCAACGCCGTCCTGTTGTTCGTCCTCGAGGTCGGCGTCGTCGGGGCGGCGATCGGCACGGTACTGGCGAACGCCCTCGTCCTGGCGGCGTTCGTCACCGGATTTACCCTCGGCCGGCTTCCGCTCGTGGGCGAGTTCCCGGTCACTGTGGCCGTTTCCCGCCCGTACACGACGGTCGACGACGTCCGGAACGTGGTCGGTATCGGGACGCCGCTCGTGTTTACGAACGTCGCCCGCCGAGCCGCACAGTTCCCCATGCTCGCCATCGTCGCGTTGTTTGGGCCGAACGTGGTGGCCGCCTACGTCGTTGCCCGACGCGTCCGTGACCTGATGGACACGCCCGGTTGGGGGTTTTCGCTCGCGTCCAGTAGTCTGGTCGGACAGGAACTGGGGACCGGCGACGAAGGAGATGCCGGCACCTACGGCCGCGAAGTCCTCTGGTTTGGCACTGCCGTCTACCTCTTCAGCGCGACCGTCGTCCTCGTCTTCGCCGGGCAGATCGGCCGACTCTTCGTGACCGATCCGTCGATCCTGCCGCTCGTGACGACGTTCATCGCCGTCGCTTGCGTAAGCGTCGTCTTCCGGGGCATCAGCGGCGGTGCGACCGGTCCTCTCCGCGCGAGCGGTGACACGCACTGGCCGTTCTACGGCCAGGTGCTCGGACTCTACGTGTTCGCCCTCCCCGTGGCCGCTCTCGGCGCGATCTCGGTCCCAGTCCCGTTCCTCGGAACGGTCACCCCGCTGGGGATCGGCGCGCTCTATGCGGCGCTGGTCCTCGAGACGCTCGTTCCGGCGGTCGTCACCTACCACCGGTTCGCTGCCGGCCGCTGGAAGGTCATCAGTCGGGAGTATCGCCCGGAGTCGGCACACGGTGATTGA
- a CDS encoding archaea-specific SMC-related protein yields the protein MSSPESVTSPITVQAENIGGIDTTEVLLQPGVNVLTGRNATNRTSFLQTIMAALGSRRSSLKGDADAGHVELTFDDEQYTRYLERRNGDIVFDGDPYLDDPELADLFAFLLESNEARRAVRRGDDLRELIMRPIDTDEIEAEIEALEAEKRELDDRLEELSRLDTELPDLEEERVTLEEEIEATNERIDELENELDDFDLDVDASRARKAEIESAFADLQDARTELESIEYDLETERESYAELERERDELEAELEAFDDPQESPDRLEGRVQELRSRKRSLDTTVSELQSVIRFNEERLADGGLDLEASAESSDDDDITEQLLTESTDVVCWTCGSQVERDRIESTLDRLRSLRQEKLDERSDLQERIDELSDRRKELRQQAQNRGQIETRLAAIDDELERRATRIDELEAELDDQQERVDELESDAETFENAEYGDVIETHRELNRLELEREDLEDERDEVQARIDEIDGRIEERSELEDRRGTVEDELTDLRTRVDRIEETAVDAFNEHMDSILSILEYRNIDRIWIERREKTVREGRRKVTRTAFDLHIVRTTEEGRTYEDTVDHLSESEREVTGLVFALAGYLVHDVHEVVPFMLLDSLEAIDSNRIADLVDYFEEYVDCLVVALLREDAEALSDAYTYVQEI from the coding sequence GTGTCATCTCCAGAGTCAGTCACCTCGCCGATTACCGTCCAAGCGGAGAACATCGGCGGTATCGATACAACCGAGGTACTGCTACAGCCCGGTGTAAACGTTCTGACTGGCCGGAACGCGACGAACCGAACGTCGTTCCTCCAGACGATTATGGCGGCCCTGGGCAGCCGACGGTCGTCGCTGAAAGGCGACGCGGACGCCGGTCACGTCGAACTGACGTTCGACGACGAGCAGTACACGCGATACCTCGAGCGGCGAAACGGCGACATCGTCTTCGACGGCGATCCCTATCTCGACGACCCGGAGCTCGCGGATCTCTTCGCGTTCCTGCTCGAGTCCAACGAGGCACGGCGGGCGGTACGACGCGGCGACGACCTCCGTGAACTCATCATGCGGCCGATCGATACGGACGAGATCGAGGCGGAGATCGAAGCGCTCGAGGCGGAAAAACGCGAGTTAGACGACCGCCTCGAGGAACTCTCGCGGCTCGATACCGAACTTCCCGATCTCGAGGAAGAGCGCGTCACGCTGGAAGAGGAGATAGAAGCGACGAACGAGCGAATCGACGAACTCGAGAACGAACTCGACGACTTCGATCTCGACGTGGACGCGAGTCGCGCCCGAAAAGCGGAGATAGAGTCCGCCTTCGCCGACCTCCAGGACGCCCGGACGGAACTCGAATCCATCGAGTACGACCTCGAGACCGAACGGGAGAGCTACGCCGAACTCGAGCGAGAGCGCGACGAACTCGAGGCCGAACTCGAGGCGTTCGACGATCCACAGGAGTCGCCGGACCGACTCGAGGGACGGGTCCAGGAGCTCCGATCGCGGAAACGATCGCTCGATACGACCGTCAGCGAACTCCAGAGCGTGATCCGGTTCAACGAGGAACGCCTCGCCGACGGCGGGCTCGATCTCGAGGCGTCCGCCGAGTCGAGCGACGACGACGATATTACCGAGCAGCTCCTCACGGAGTCGACCGACGTCGTCTGCTGGACGTGTGGCTCGCAGGTCGAGCGCGACCGAATCGAATCGACGCTGGATCGGTTGCGGTCGCTTCGACAGGAAAAGCTCGACGAGCGCAGCGACCTGCAAGAACGGATCGACGAACTCTCCGACCGCCGAAAGGAACTCCGCCAGCAAGCACAGAACCGGGGGCAGATCGAAACGCGACTCGCGGCGATCGATGACGAACTCGAGCGACGGGCAACGCGGATCGACGAGCTCGAGGCCGAACTCGACGACCAACAGGAACGCGTCGACGAACTCGAATCGGACGCCGAGACGTTCGAGAACGCGGAGTACGGCGACGTCATCGAGACGCACCGCGAACTGAACCGACTCGAACTCGAGCGCGAGGATCTCGAGGACGAACGCGACGAGGTCCAGGCTCGAATCGACGAGATCGACGGCCGAATCGAGGAACGGAGCGAGCTCGAGGATCGGCGCGGGACCGTCGAAGACGAGTTAACCGATCTCAGGACACGCGTCGATCGGATCGAGGAAACGGCCGTCGACGCGTTCAACGAGCACATGGACTCGATCCTGTCGATCCTCGAGTATCGGAACATCGACCGTATCTGGATCGAACGGCGCGAGAAAACGGTTCGTGAGGGGCGTCGAAAGGTCACGCGGACGGCGTTCGACCTGCACATCGTCCGGACGACCGAGGAGGGACGGACCTACGAGGATACCGTCGATCACCTTTCGGAGAGCGAACGCGAAGTGACGGGGCTCGTCTTCGCGCTTGCGGGCTATCTGGTCCACGACGTTCACGAAGTCGTGCCGTTCATGCTGCTCGATTCGCTCGAAGCGATCGATTCGAACCGGATCGCCGATCTCGTCGATTACTTCGAGGAGTACGTCGACTGTCTCGTCGTCGCGCTCCTCCGTGAGGACGCCGAAGCACTTTCGGACGCGTACACGTACGTTCAGGAGATTTGA
- the rdfA gene encoding rod-determining factor RdfA codes for MADNASGGRRTKVERVMAEYDLEEWGARLEAEWIGDGTERTSLRDLATAFNQAVLRAAVHDAGSSTLDTDIESLYRTLTDDDASRSDAVRKRRDLERSGVDVDDVTSDFVTHQTVYTYLTNVRDASLPEEDGEDRIERKKETVQRLAGRTQVITESTLEELSNADEITDRNYEVFVDVRTICGNCGADYPIADLLDQGGCDCETDDGA; via the coding sequence ATGGCAGACAACGCGAGTGGTGGGCGACGAACGAAGGTCGAGCGAGTGATGGCCGAGTACGACCTCGAGGAGTGGGGGGCTCGGCTGGAGGCCGAGTGGATCGGGGACGGGACGGAGCGAACGAGTCTCCGGGACCTCGCGACGGCGTTCAACCAGGCAGTGCTCCGCGCGGCGGTTCACGACGCAGGCTCGTCCACGCTCGATACCGACATCGAATCCCTCTATCGGACGCTGACCGACGACGACGCGTCGCGATCCGACGCGGTTCGGAAACGACGCGACCTCGAGCGCTCCGGGGTCGACGTCGACGACGTCACGTCGGACTTCGTTACCCACCAGACCGTGTATACGTATCTCACGAACGTTCGCGACGCCTCCCTTCCCGAGGAAGACGGCGAAGACCGCATCGAACGGAAAAAAGAGACCGTCCAGCGCCTCGCCGGCCGAACGCAGGTTATTACCGAATCCACGCTCGAGGAGCTGAGCAATGCCGACGAGATCACGGACCGAAATTACGAGGTCTTCGTCGACGTCAGAACCATCTGTGGAAACTGCGGGGCCGACTATCCGATCGCCGATCTCCTCGATCAGGGCGGCTGTGACTGTGAGACCGACGACGGGGCGTAA
- a CDS encoding phosphoribosylaminoimidazolesuccinocarboxamide synthase encodes MTSVKEFRIEEAATDEEFGRGSFVFTDDYSVFDWGKMPDQIPQKGASLCTMGAFNFELLEGEGVPTHYRGVVENGDVVPLAEASHPPWEMAIDLTQVPDLPHEGREYDYDHYHDAAGENYLIPLEIVFRNRVPVGSSLRSRTDPADHGLDFDEWPDEAVDLAEPIVEFTTKYEESDRQLERTEADDIAGNAAIEDLVSLAREVNRIVTEQADSAGLVHEDGKIECCYYHGEIRVADVVGTFDENRFSYEGTQLSKEVLRQYHKRTQPEWVQAVEAAKAQAKREGVADWKSRCEEAPEPLEESVLETASDLYCAGANAYTGREFFDAPPLSSAIGAVRRL; translated from the coding sequence ATGACGAGCGTCAAAGAGTTCCGCATCGAGGAAGCGGCGACCGACGAGGAGTTCGGTCGCGGATCGTTCGTCTTCACCGACGACTACTCGGTGTTCGACTGGGGAAAGATGCCCGACCAGATCCCACAGAAGGGGGCGAGCCTCTGTACGATGGGTGCGTTCAACTTCGAACTGCTCGAGGGTGAGGGCGTCCCGACCCACTACCGCGGTGTTGTCGAGAACGGCGACGTCGTTCCACTCGCGGAGGCCTCCCACCCACCTTGGGAGATGGCCATCGACCTCACGCAAGTGCCCGACCTCCCCCACGAGGGTCGCGAGTACGATTACGACCACTACCACGACGCGGCCGGCGAGAACTACCTGATCCCCCTCGAGATCGTCTTCCGCAACCGAGTGCCCGTCGGCTCGAGCCTGCGGAGTCGGACCGATCCCGCCGACCACGGGCTCGACTTCGACGAGTGGCCCGACGAGGCCGTCGACCTCGCGGAGCCGATCGTCGAGTTCACCACGAAGTACGAGGAGAGCGACCGCCAACTCGAGCGCACCGAGGCCGACGACATCGCCGGGAACGCGGCGATCGAGGACCTCGTGTCGCTCGCCCGCGAGGTCAACCGGATCGTCACCGAGCAGGCCGATAGCGCCGGACTGGTCCACGAGGACGGGAAGATCGAGTGTTGCTATTACCACGGCGAGATCCGCGTCGCGGACGTGGTCGGGACGTTCGACGAAAACCGCTTCAGCTACGAGGGCACCCAGCTCTCGAAGGAGGTGCTCCGCCAGTACCACAAGCGCACCCAGCCCGAGTGGGTCCAGGCCGTCGAGGCCGCCAAGGCCCAGGCGAAGCGAGAGGGCGTCGCCGACTGGAAATCCCGCTGCGAGGAAGCGCCCGAACCGCTCGAGGAGTCGGTCCTCGAGACCGCAAGCGACCTCTACTGTGCCGGTGCCAACGCCTACACCGGCCGTGAGTTCTTCGACGCACCGCCGCTCTCGAGTGCGATCGGTGCGGTCCGGCGGCTGTAG
- a CDS encoding NADP-dependent malic enzyme translates to MDEDALEYHRSEPPGKIEIATTKPTNTQRDLSLAYSPGVAAPCREIAADAGDAYQYTTKGNLVGVVSNGSAVLGLGDIGAQASKPVMEGKGVLFKRFADIDVFDIELDLDDPDAFVESVAAMEPTFGGINLEDIAAPHCFEIEERLRDRLSIPVFHDDQHGTAIISGAALLNAVEISGKDLEDLEVTFAGAGAAAVATATFYVSLGVRRENITMCDIDGVLTTARAESGDLNEYNREFARDRPEGDLADAMVGADAFVGLSAGGIVSPEMVRSMADDPIIFAMANPDPEIAYEDAKRARDDTVIMATGRSDYPNQVNNVLGFPFIFRGALDVRATEINEEMKVAAAHALADLAKQDVPDSVVKAYGDQPLQFGPDYIIPKPLDARVLFEVTPAVARAAVESGAARLERDLDAYVERLEARLGKSREMMRVVLNKAKSDPKRIALAEGTDETIVRAAAQMIERGIAEPVLIGDEAEIRGTIANLGLEFEPDVVDPESGDYEAYAEHLYDRRQRSGITRREATARIRDDTNYFGSVMVDRGDADAMLTGLTNHYPSALRPPLQVIGTADDAEYAAGVYMLTFKNRVLFVADATVNQAPDEDVLEEVTRHTADLARRFDVEPRAALLSYSDFGSVDNEGTRKPREAARRLREDPAVDFPVDGEMQADTAVLEEMLTGTYEFSDLEKPANVLVFPNLEAGNIGYKLLQRLGGADAIGPMLVGMDEPVHVLQRGDEVKDIVNLAAVATVDAQGDRS, encoded by the coding sequence ATGGACGAAGACGCGCTCGAGTATCATCGGAGTGAACCGCCGGGAAAGATCGAAATCGCGACGACGAAGCCGACGAACACGCAGCGTGATCTCAGTCTCGCCTACTCGCCGGGCGTCGCTGCGCCGTGCCGTGAGATCGCCGCTGACGCGGGCGATGCCTACCAGTATACGACGAAAGGGAACCTCGTCGGCGTCGTCTCGAACGGCTCGGCTGTGCTCGGCCTCGGTGACATCGGCGCGCAGGCCTCGAAGCCGGTCATGGAAGGGAAGGGCGTCCTGTTCAAGCGCTTTGCCGATATCGACGTCTTCGACATCGAACTCGATCTCGACGACCCGGACGCGTTCGTCGAATCCGTCGCTGCGATGGAGCCGACGTTCGGCGGGATCAACCTGGAGGACATCGCGGCCCCACACTGTTTCGAGATCGAAGAGCGACTCCGTGATCGGCTGTCGATCCCGGTGTTTCACGACGATCAACACGGCACCGCGATCATCAGCGGTGCCGCCCTGCTCAACGCCGTCGAAATCTCCGGCAAAGACCTCGAGGATCTCGAAGTGACGTTCGCCGGTGCGGGCGCGGCGGCGGTCGCGACGGCCACGTTTTACGTCTCGCTGGGCGTCCGCCGGGAGAACATCACCATGTGTGATATCGACGGCGTACTGACGACGGCGCGGGCCGAATCCGGCGACTTGAACGAGTACAACCGGGAGTTCGCTCGAGACCGCCCCGAGGGAGACCTCGCGGACGCCATGGTCGGTGCCGACGCGTTCGTCGGCCTCTCGGCCGGCGGCATCGTCTCGCCGGAGATGGTCCGATCGATGGCCGACGATCCGATCATCTTCGCGATGGCGAACCCCGACCCGGAGATCGCCTACGAGGACGCCAAGCGCGCTCGCGACGATACCGTCATCATGGCGACCGGTCGCTCGGACTACCCCAATCAGGTCAACAACGTCCTCGGCTTTCCCTTCATCTTCCGGGGTGCACTCGACGTCCGCGCGACGGAGATCAACGAGGAGATGAAAGTCGCAGCGGCCCACGCGCTGGCCGATCTCGCCAAACAGGACGTCCCCGATTCGGTGGTCAAAGCCTACGGCGACCAGCCGCTGCAGTTCGGCCCCGACTACATCATTCCGAAACCGCTCGACGCCCGGGTTCTCTTCGAAGTCACCCCTGCAGTCGCACGTGCGGCGGTCGAGTCGGGTGCGGCCCGCCTCGAGCGCGACCTCGACGCGTACGTCGAACGGCTCGAGGCCCGTCTCGGGAAGTCCCGCGAGATGATGCGAGTCGTGCTCAACAAAGCCAAATCCGACCCGAAGCGGATCGCGCTGGCGGAGGGGACCGACGAGACGATCGTCCGGGCGGCGGCCCAGATGATCGAACGGGGGATCGCGGAGCCGGTGTTGATCGGGGACGAGGCCGAGATCCGGGGGACGATCGCGAACCTCGGACTCGAGTTCGAACCGGACGTCGTCGACCCCGAGAGCGGCGATTACGAGGCCTACGCCGAGCACCTCTACGACCGCCGCCAGCGCAGCGGGATCACCCGCCGCGAAGCGACGGCGAGGATCCGCGACGACACCAACTACTTCGGCAGCGTCATGGTCGACCGGGGCGACGCCGACGCGATGCTCACCGGGTTGACGAATCACTACCCGTCGGCGCTGCGACCGCCTCTGCAGGTGATCGGAACGGCCGACGACGCCGAGTACGCGGCCGGGGTCTACATGCTCACCTTCAAAAACCGCGTCCTCTTCGTTGCCGACGCGACGGTCAACCAGGCCCCCGACGAGGACGTCCTCGAGGAGGTCACCCGTCACACTGCCGATCTCGCACGCCGGTTCGACGTCGAGCCCCGTGCCGCCTTGCTCTCGTACTCGGACTTCGGCAGCGTCGACAACGAGGGAACCCGAAAACCCCGCGAAGCGGCCCGACGCCTCCGCGAAGACCCCGCGGTCGACTTCCCGGTCGACGGCGAGATGCAGGCCGACACCGCCGTCCTCGAGGAGATGCTGACCGGGACCTACGAGTTCAGCGACCTCGAGAAACCGGCGAACGTGTTGGTCTTCCCCAACCTCGAGGCCGGAAACATCGGGTACAAGCTGTTGCAACGACTGGGCGGGGCCGACGCGATCGGGCCGATGTTGGTCGGGATGGACGAACCGGTCCACGTCCTCCAGCGTGGCGACGAGGTCAAAGATATCGTCAACCTCGCGGCCGTCGCGACGGTGGACGCTCAGGGCGACCGTTCCTGA